In bacterium, a single genomic region encodes these proteins:
- a CDS encoding alpha-amylase, translated as MLKLIAISLFVLMTLFACKASSDENFVAPPDMTPPDWSRNSVIYEVNVRQFTREGTFAAFATHLPRLRELGVNILWFMPIHPIGVENRKGSLGSYYSVKDYREVNPEFGTMDEWKTLVQQCHNMGFKVIIDWVANHTAWDNPLTQSHPEWYAHDSTGNFMPPVSDWTDVIQLDYTHDGLRDWMIESLKFWIEETDIDGYRCDVAGMVPLSFWEAAARELLPMKSVFLLMEHESAEYHSAFHMGYGWELFHKSIDVANGTRTVDELIAYFNRHKENYPADSYAMYFTSNHDENSWNGTEFERFRDAAKPFAVMVMTAPGMPLIYNGQEAGFNRRLLFFEKDSIDWVDNEWDDFYRALIALKHRNQALRNGTLGGDLVPVPFSGDQSAFCYKREFGTDRVLVLINTSQTGINFTLNDASLSGTYVDVLSGESVTLNGTESFTLPSGVARVFELQ; from the coding sequence ATGCTCAAACTCATCGCCATCTCGCTCTTCGTCTTAATGACGCTCTTCGCCTGCAAGGCGTCGTCCGATGAAAACTTTGTCGCTCCGCCCGACATGACGCCGCCCGACTGGTCGCGCAACAGCGTCATCTATGAAGTCAACGTCCGTCAATTCACACGCGAAGGAACCTTCGCAGCCTTCGCAACTCACTTACCGCGTCTGCGCGAACTGGGCGTGAACATCTTGTGGTTCATGCCGATTCATCCCATCGGTGTCGAAAACCGTAAAGGTTCCCTCGGCAGTTACTACTCCGTCAAAGACTATCGTGAGGTCAATCCCGAGTTCGGCACCATGGACGAATGGAAAACTCTCGTGCAGCAATGTCACAACATGGGCTTCAAAGTCATCATTGATTGGGTCGCCAATCACACGGCGTGGGATAATCCGCTCACACAATCTCATCCCGAATGGTATGCGCACGACAGCACCGGCAACTTCATGCCGCCCGTTTCCGATTGGACGGACGTCATTCAACTCGACTACACGCACGACGGCTTGCGTGACTGGATGATTGAGTCGTTGAAATTCTGGATTGAAGAAACGGATATCGACGGCTATCGCTGCGACGTCGCGGGCATGGTCCCGTTGAGTTTTTGGGAAGCTGCCGCGCGCGAACTTCTCCCCATGAAATCCGTCTTCCTCCTGATGGAGCACGAATCCGCCGAATATCACAGCGCCTTTCATATGGGCTACGGCTGGGAACTCTTCCACAAATCCATTGACGTCGCCAACGGCACGCGCACCGTCGACGAGTTGATTGCCTATTTCAATCGTCACAAGGAAAACTATCCCGCCGATTCCTACGCGATGTATTTCACCAGCAATCACGACGAGAACAGTTGGAACGGCACCGAGTTCGAGCGCTTTCGCGATGCTGCCAAACCCTTTGCGGTGATGGTCATGACTGCTCCCGGAATGCCCCTGATATACAATGGTCAGGAAGCCGGATTCAATCGCAGATTGCTCTTTTTCGAAAAAGATTCCATTGACTGGGTGGACAACGAGTGGGACGACTTCTATCGCGCGCTCATCGCGCTGAAACACCGCAATCAGGCCTTGCGTAACGGCACTCTCGGCGGCGACCTTGTGCCGGTTCCCTTTTCGGGCGACCAATCCGCTTTCTGTTACAAGCGCGAGTTCGGCACAGACCGCGTGCTTGTGCTGATAAACACCTCGCAAACCGGGATTAACTTCACTCTGAACGATGCGTCACTGTCCGGCACATATGTGGATGTTCTGTCCGGCGAGTCCGTCACGTTGAACGGCACGGAAAGCTTCACACTTCCCAGCGGCGTCGCTCGCGTCTTCGAACTGCAATAA
- a CDS encoding alpha-hydroxy-acid oxidizing protein — MNDILKISDFEQLARQKLSHMAWEYLASAAGDEITLGWNESAFDKLKLMPSVLRDVSAIDIRVPLFGDTLPHPVLLAPVAYHKLFHPVGERETARGAMVSDTVYCVSTMTNTSIEVIARDCPDTRLWYQLYVQRDRGYTKSLIERVEAAGVRALVVTVDTPVLGNRVRETRAGFHLPEGLTRAMLEGLPPELQITGHGTDLDGIYYPLCDPKLSWNDIEWICKSTRLPVVLKGILNPADAEHAVHTGAQAIVVSNHGGRNLDTAPATIDVLERIVRQVDRRLPVLFDGGIRRGTDIIKAIALGGVAVMIGRPYIWGLAVGGQEGVAKCLNLLNTELKIAMALCGCKSLREISRDIVTQ, encoded by the coding sequence ATGAATGACATCCTGAAAATCTCCGACTTCGAACAACTCGCCCGGCAAAAACTTTCACATATGGCATGGGAATATCTTGCCAGCGCGGCGGGCGATGAAATTACTCTGGGATGGAACGAATCCGCCTTTGACAAACTTAAGCTGATGCCCTCCGTGTTGCGTGACGTCTCGGCCATCGACATTCGTGTTCCGTTGTTCGGCGACACACTGCCGCATCCGGTGCTGCTCGCTCCCGTTGCCTACCATAAGCTCTTTCATCCCGTCGGGGAACGCGAAACCGCGCGCGGTGCAATGGTATCCGACACGGTGTATTGCGTCAGCACCATGACCAACACCTCAATTGAGGTCATTGCCCGCGATTGCCCCGACACAAGACTTTGGTACCAGCTCTATGTGCAGCGCGACCGCGGGTACACGAAGAGCTTGATTGAGCGGGTTGAAGCCGCAGGCGTTCGGGCGTTGGTCGTCACCGTGGACACTCCGGTCCTCGGCAACCGCGTGCGCGAAACCCGCGCAGGGTTTCATCTTCCTGAAGGATTGACTCGCGCCATGCTCGAAGGTCTGCCGCCCGAGCTGCAAATCACAGGGCACGGCACCGACCTCGACGGCATTTACTATCCGCTCTGTGACCCGAAACTCTCGTGGAACGACATCGAATGGATTTGCAAATCCACCCGGCTCCCTGTTGTGCTGAAGGGAATTCTGAATCCTGCCGATGCGGAGCATGCCGTACACACCGGTGCGCAGGCGATTGTTGTCAGCAATCATGGCGGCCGGAATCTCGACACTGCCCCCGCGACCATTGACGTTCTCGAGCGGATTGTGCGGCAAGTCGATCGCCGTCTGCCCGTTCTCTTTGACGGCGGCATCCGGCGCGGAACCGACATTATAAAAGCAATTGCCCTGGGCGGAGTTGCCGTGATGATTGGCCGTCCTTATATATGGGGATTGGCGGTGGGAGGACAGGAGGGAGTAGCCAAGTGCTTGAATTTATTGAACACTGAACTGAAAATTGCGATGGCGCTGTGCGGTTGCAAGTCTCTACGGGAAATTTCCCGCGACATTGTCACACAATAA